Proteins from a genomic interval of Streptomyces fodineus:
- a CDS encoding DUF397 domain-containing protein produces MASNRIDLSDALWFKSSYSNGDGGECVEVARDFPGAALWRKSSYSNGDGGNCVEVADGIPGVVPVRDSKFPNGPTLLLPPTAWTPFITALKSA; encoded by the coding sequence ATGGCAAGCAACCGGATCGACTTGAGTGACGCTCTCTGGTTCAAGAGCAGCTACAGCAACGGTGACGGCGGGGAATGCGTCGAAGTGGCGCGCGACTTCCCCGGTGCCGCCCTTTGGCGCAAGTCGAGCTACAGCAACGGCGACGGCGGCAACTGTGTCGAAGTAGCCGATGGTATCCCCGGCGTAGTCCCCGTACGCGACTCAAAGTTCCCCAACGGCCCCACCCTCCTCCTCCCCCCCACCGCCTGGACCCCCTTCATCACCGCACTCAAGTCCGCGTAA
- a CDS encoding endonuclease/exonuclease/phosphatase family protein translates to MHRLFAGWRGDPRIWRRGIILAVLALLLALVMLLHSRISNQVGNLGSLTETFLPWLGLAVPVLLLLGLIRKSATALIAVLLPAIVWLNLFGGLLYDKTGSGGDLMVATHNVNAENPDPVGTARDVAASGADIVALEEVPATAVSTYEQALAPAYKYHGVEGTVGLWSKYPMSDVRAVDIKLGWKRAMRATVTTPKGPIAVYVAHMPSVRVKMKAGFTARQRDKSADALGEAIADEPLKRVVLLGDLNGTMNDRSLNAVTSQMRSTQGAAGSGFGFSWPAAFPMARIDQIMVRGVEPESSWTLPRTGSDHLPVAARVKLDTSS, encoded by the coding sequence ATGCACCGGCTCTTCGCGGGCTGGCGAGGCGATCCACGCATCTGGCGCCGGGGCATCATCCTCGCGGTCCTCGCCCTGCTCCTGGCCCTGGTGATGCTGCTGCACTCGCGCATCTCGAACCAGGTGGGCAATCTCGGCAGTCTCACCGAGACGTTTCTGCCCTGGCTGGGGCTCGCCGTCCCGGTGCTGCTGCTCCTCGGCCTGATCCGGAAGTCGGCGACCGCGCTGATCGCCGTACTCCTCCCGGCGATCGTGTGGCTGAACCTCTTCGGCGGGCTGCTCTACGACAAGACCGGCTCGGGCGGCGACCTGATGGTGGCCACCCACAACGTCAACGCCGAGAACCCCGACCCCGTCGGCACCGCCCGCGACGTGGCCGCCTCCGGTGCCGACATCGTGGCCCTGGAGGAGGTCCCGGCCACGGCCGTGTCCACCTACGAGCAGGCGCTCGCTCCGGCGTACAAGTACCACGGGGTCGAGGGCACGGTCGGCCTGTGGAGCAAGTACCCGATGAGCGATGTGCGGGCCGTCGACATCAAGCTCGGCTGGAAGCGCGCGATGCGGGCCACCGTGACCACCCCCAAGGGCCCGATCGCGGTGTACGTCGCCCACATGCCCTCGGTGCGGGTGAAGATGAAGGCGGGGTTCACCGCCCGGCAGCGCGACAAGAGCGCCGACGCGCTCGGCGAGGCCATCGCCGACGAGCCCCTGAAGCGGGTCGTCCTGCTCGGCGACCTGAACGGCACGATGAACGACCGCTCGCTCAACGCCGTCACCTCCCAGATGCGTTCCACGCAGGGCGCGGCGGGCAGCGGCTTCGGGTTCAGCTGGCCGGCGGCGTTCCCGATGGCGCGGATCGACCAGATCATGGTCCGGGGCGTGGAGCCGGAGAGCTCCTGGACCCTGCCGCGCACCGGCAGCGACCACTTGCCGGTGGCCGCCCGTGTGAAGCTGGACACATCGTCGTAA
- a CDS encoding helix-turn-helix domain-containing protein has product MARRKDIDGSMSVPTFYGAELRWKREAAGLSLEAFLEGSFYGKTYLSDIERGERRMPLDLARHADRVLKTDGFFERHCEDVRKARRGPHAAYFEKVLEAEKYAEAIEEWCPITFPGLLQTAPYARMLVRSAHPAASDEWVEEKVTARLGRARLFEEDHSTPEYWAVLHESLIADPILPPLEMAKQLDRIVELAERRRITPQIVPRTCGAYPLMAASIMVMDFPDAPPLIYTEASYSGDTIDDPALVKQYRKAYDRLRAVALSPDTSLAMIKAAAEDYRNGKQPDRLE; this is encoded by the coding sequence ATGGCACGGCGCAAGGACATCGACGGCTCGATGAGCGTTCCGACCTTCTACGGTGCGGAGTTGCGGTGGAAGAGGGAGGCGGCGGGGCTGTCGCTGGAGGCGTTCCTCGAAGGCAGCTTCTACGGCAAGACCTACCTCAGCGACATCGAGCGCGGGGAGCGGAGGATGCCGCTCGACCTGGCCCGGCATGCGGATCGGGTCCTGAAGACGGACGGCTTCTTCGAGCGGCATTGCGAGGATGTGCGGAAGGCGAGGCGAGGGCCGCATGCCGCGTACTTCGAGAAGGTCCTGGAGGCGGAGAAGTACGCGGAGGCCATTGAGGAATGGTGCCCCATTACCTTCCCCGGACTGCTCCAGACCGCTCCTTACGCCCGGATGCTGGTCCGGTCGGCCCACCCGGCGGCCTCCGACGAGTGGGTCGAGGAGAAAGTGACGGCCAGGCTCGGCCGAGCCCGCCTTTTCGAGGAGGATCACTCCACGCCGGAGTACTGGGCAGTCCTGCACGAGTCGTTGATCGCGGATCCGATCCTCCCGCCGCTGGAGATGGCCAAGCAGTTGGACCGGATCGTGGAGCTGGCCGAGCGGCGCCGGATCACTCCGCAGATCGTTCCGCGGACGTGCGGGGCGTATCCCCTGATGGCCGCGTCCATCATGGTCATGGACTTCCCGGACGCCCCACCGCTGATCTACACGGAGGCGTCCTATAGCGGTGACACCATCGACGATCCGGCCCTCGTGAAGCAGTACCGCAAGGCATACGATCGGCTCAGGGCCGTCGCACTGTCACCAGACACGTCCCTCGCCATGATCAAGGCAGCGGCAGAGGATTACCGAAATGGCAAGCAACCGGATCGACTTGAGTGA
- a CDS encoding TetR/AcrR family transcriptional regulator has product MSLAESRPRPDGPVRGRPRSEAVERAIVEGVMKLLEEGVPLAELSIERVARTAGVGKATIYRRWSGKEELFVDVVRAAEPADPELPGTSLRDDLVVLLEHLRQRGLASRSSALLHSVYAQMKSSPRIWMEYHAAVVAPRRALAMEVLRRARERGEVRPDVDLDLAMDMFVGPMLVRTLMRPDADLPEDLAEQIVDTALAGLRPVSSTAS; this is encoded by the coding sequence GTGAGCCTTGCCGAGAGCCGGCCGCGACCGGACGGGCCCGTGCGGGGACGCCCCCGCAGCGAGGCCGTGGAACGGGCCATTGTGGAAGGCGTGATGAAGCTCCTGGAGGAGGGCGTACCGCTCGCCGAACTCTCCATCGAGCGCGTCGCGCGCACGGCCGGGGTCGGCAAGGCCACCATCTACCGCCGCTGGAGCGGGAAGGAGGAGCTGTTCGTCGACGTCGTACGCGCCGCCGAACCCGCCGACCCCGAACTCCCCGGCACCTCCCTGCGCGACGACCTCGTCGTGCTGCTGGAGCACCTGCGTCAACGCGGCCTCGCCAGCCGGTCGTCGGCGCTCCTGCACAGCGTGTACGCGCAGATGAAGTCCAGCCCCAGGATCTGGATGGAGTACCACGCCGCCGTCGTCGCGCCCCGCCGCGCCCTCGCCATGGAGGTGCTGCGCCGGGCGCGCGAGAGAGGCGAAGTGCGGCCGGACGTGGACCTGGACCTGGCCATGGACATGTTCGTCGGCCCCATGCTCGTGCGCACCCTCATGCGCCCCGACGCCGACCTGCCCGAGGACCTGGCGGAACAGATCGTCGACACGGCCCTGGCAGGACTACGGCCCGTCAGCTCGACAGCCTCGTAG
- a CDS encoding MFS transporter, whose amino-acid sequence MPLALLALAVGAFGIGTTEFVMMGLLPDVAGDLHISIPAAGHLVSAYALGVVIGAPLLAALTARMSRRTVLIALMAMFVAGNALSAFAPGDGSLLAARFLSGLPHGAFFGVGAVVATAMVPPERKARSVSLMFLGLTVANVAGVPVATLVGQHLGWRATFLGVSVIGLAAIASLALLIPHDREQAASSAGVRGELAALKSLPVWLALGTTVAGFGALFAAYSYVTPMLTDAAGYAETNVTLLLALFGVGATAGNLLGGRLADHSLRGTLFGGLASLGLVLLLFPLLMRAEWSAALAVALLGMAAFITGSPLQLMVMEKAAAAPSLASSANQAAFNLANAGGAWIGGLALAAGFGTTSPALAGAMLAVLGLGVASVAYAVDRRRATPSAGRVVTSHVPDESGALHH is encoded by the coding sequence ATGCCCCTGGCCCTGCTCGCGCTGGCCGTCGGCGCTTTCGGCATAGGTACGACCGAGTTCGTGATGATGGGGCTGCTCCCCGATGTCGCGGGCGACCTGCACATCTCGATCCCCGCCGCCGGGCACCTGGTCTCGGCGTACGCGCTGGGCGTGGTGATCGGCGCCCCCCTGCTGGCCGCGCTCACGGCCCGCATGTCCCGCCGTACGGTGCTGATCGCCCTGATGGCGATGTTCGTCGCGGGCAACGCGCTGTCCGCCTTCGCCCCCGGCGACGGTTCGTTGCTGGCCGCCCGCTTCCTCAGCGGCCTTCCGCACGGTGCCTTCTTCGGCGTGGGCGCGGTCGTCGCCACGGCGATGGTCCCGCCGGAGCGCAAGGCCCGCTCCGTGTCACTGATGTTCCTCGGCCTGACCGTCGCCAACGTTGCGGGGGTGCCGGTCGCGACGCTGGTCGGCCAGCACCTGGGCTGGCGCGCCACGTTCCTCGGCGTGAGCGTGATCGGTCTGGCGGCGATCGCCTCGCTGGCGCTGCTCATTCCCCACGACCGGGAGCAGGCCGCCTCTTCGGCGGGCGTGCGCGGCGAGCTGGCCGCGCTGAAGTCCCTGCCGGTCTGGCTGGCCCTCGGTACGACGGTGGCGGGCTTCGGCGCGCTGTTCGCGGCCTACAGCTACGTCACCCCGATGCTCACGGACGCGGCGGGCTACGCCGAGACGAACGTGACCCTGCTCCTCGCCCTCTTCGGCGTGGGCGCGACGGCGGGCAACCTGCTGGGCGGCCGCCTGGCCGACCACTCCCTGCGCGGGACGCTCTTCGGCGGACTCGCCTCCCTCGGACTCGTGCTCCTGCTGTTCCCCCTCCTCATGCGCGCGGAGTGGAGCGCGGCGCTGGCGGTGGCCCTGCTGGGCATGGCCGCGTTCATCACCGGCTCCCCGCTCCAGCTGATGGTCATGGAGAAGGCCGCAGCCGCCCCTTCCCTGGCCTCCTCCGCCAACCAGGCGGCCTTCAACCTGGCCAACGCCGGCGGCGCCTGGATCGGCGGCCTGGCGCTGGCGGCGGGCTTCGGCACGACGTCCCCCGCGCTGGCGGGCGCGATGCTGGCGGTGCTGGGGCTGGGCGTGGCGAGCGTGGCGTACGCGGTCGACCGACGCCGGGCGACTCCGTCGGCGGGACGGGTCGTCACGTCCCACGTTCCCGACGAGTCGGGGGCGCTGCACCACTGA
- a CDS encoding MFS transporter, whose product MTSPVPASRIPEAVHRRRWAILGVLMLSLLIVVLDNSILNVAIKTISTPAPVGLGASQGQIEWAINAYTLVFAGLLFTSGLVGDRLGRKKVLLGGIALFGIGSALAAESGSPGQLIAYRAVMALGAAFVMPATLAVLMNVFEREEQPKAIGIWAGGVGLAIAIGPITGGALLDHFWWGSVFFINVPIVILALILMIWLVPDSRDPRPGRLDPIGVVLSVVGLVLLVYGIIKGGELADFTDAKVLATIIAGLVVLAGFVVFEKRSDHPSLDVSYFKNKVFSAAMSAIALVFFALMGVTFFSVFYTQSVRGYSPLQSGLMLLPLAAAQMIFAPRARLVVERFGNRATTTAGLVLIAATLAAFATFEADTPIWLLEVVFFLMGTGMAHIMTPTSVVIMQALPREKAGSASALSNTFRQVGGALGIAVLGSVLATTYRNGIEGKLGMLPPALRGTAAESIEATLGVAGRLGPRGKALVTPANDAFLHAMHVTALCGVGVALLGAVVTALFLPGRTPADQAGEKEGELVAVGD is encoded by the coding sequence ATGACAAGTCCCGTCCCTGCCTCCCGGATACCGGAAGCGGTGCACCGGCGCCGCTGGGCGATCCTCGGCGTGCTGATGCTGAGCCTGCTCATCGTGGTGCTCGACAACTCGATCCTGAACGTCGCCATCAAGACCATCTCGACCCCGGCGCCCGTCGGACTCGGCGCCTCCCAGGGCCAGATCGAGTGGGCGATCAACGCCTACACCCTGGTCTTCGCCGGCCTGCTGTTCACCTCCGGCCTCGTCGGCGACCGCCTGGGCCGCAAGAAGGTGCTGCTCGGCGGCATCGCCCTGTTCGGCATCGGCTCCGCCCTCGCCGCCGAGTCCGGCTCACCGGGCCAGCTGATCGCCTACCGCGCCGTGATGGCCCTCGGTGCCGCCTTCGTCATGCCCGCCACCCTCGCCGTCCTGATGAACGTCTTCGAGCGCGAGGAGCAGCCGAAGGCCATCGGCATCTGGGCGGGCGGTGTGGGCCTCGCCATCGCCATCGGGCCGATCACCGGCGGCGCGCTCCTCGACCACTTCTGGTGGGGCTCGGTCTTCTTCATCAACGTGCCGATCGTGATCCTCGCGCTGATCCTGATGATCTGGCTCGTGCCCGACTCCCGCGACCCCAGGCCGGGCCGCCTCGACCCGATCGGCGTCGTGCTGTCCGTCGTGGGCCTCGTCCTGCTGGTCTACGGCATCATCAAGGGCGGCGAACTGGCCGACTTCACCGACGCCAAGGTGCTGGCGACCATCATCGCCGGTCTCGTCGTCCTGGCCGGCTTCGTCGTCTTCGAGAAGCGCAGCGACCACCCCTCGCTCGACGTCTCCTACTTCAAGAACAAGGTCTTCTCGGCCGCCATGAGCGCCATCGCGCTGGTCTTCTTCGCGCTGATGGGCGTCACGTTCTTCAGCGTGTTCTACACCCAGAGCGTGCGGGGCTACTCGCCGCTGCAGTCCGGTCTGATGCTGCTGCCGCTGGCCGCCGCGCAGATGATCTTCGCGCCGCGCGCCCGGCTGGTCGTCGAGCGGTTCGGCAACCGGGCCACCACCACCGCCGGCCTGGTCCTGATCGCCGCCACCCTGGCCGCGTTCGCCACCTTCGAGGCCGACACCCCGATCTGGCTGCTCGAGGTCGTCTTCTTCCTCATGGGCACCGGCATGGCGCACATCATGACGCCGACCTCGGTCGTCATCATGCAGGCGCTGCCGCGCGAGAAGGCCGGTTCCGCCTCCGCGCTCAGCAACACCTTCCGGCAGGTCGGCGGCGCGCTCGGCATCGCCGTCCTCGGCTCGGTGCTCGCCACGACGTACCGCAACGGCATCGAGGGCAAGCTCGGCATGCTGCCGCCCGCCCTGCGCGGCACGGCCGCCGAGTCCATCGAGGCCACCCTCGGCGTCGCCGGCCGGCTCGGCCCGCGGGGCAAGGCCCTGGTCACGCCCGCCAACGACGCGTTCCTGCACGCCATGCACGTCACCGCCCTGTGCGGGGTGGGCGTCGCGCTGCTCGGCGCCGTGGTGACGGCCCTGTTCCTGCCGGGCAGGACGCCGGCCGACCAAGCGGGCGAGAAAGAAGGGGAGTTGGTAGCAGTCGGCGACTGA
- a CDS encoding ATP-binding protein: MRTVLELRLLATPKAAPELRHRLREHSYDVRLCATELLTNVIDHLGEGTPVTVRVIGTAADHGRTRIEVTDPAPRALPVVLSATEAEESGRGMALLDALAQRWGVERWPDRKTVWCEV; the protein is encoded by the coding sequence GTGAGGACGGTGCTCGAACTCCGCCTGCTCGCCACGCCGAAGGCCGCGCCGGAACTGCGGCACCGGCTCCGCGAGCACAGCTACGACGTCCGGCTGTGCGCGACGGAGTTGCTGACGAACGTCATCGATCACCTCGGCGAGGGCACACCGGTGACCGTACGGGTCATCGGTACGGCGGCGGATCACGGCCGTACCCGCATCGAAGTGACCGACCCCGCCCCCCGCGCCCTGCCCGTCGTGCTGTCCGCGACGGAGGCGGAGGAGTCCGGGCGGGGGATGGCTCTCCTCGACGCACTCGCCCAGCGGTGGGGCGTGGAGCGGTGGCCGGACAGGAAGACGGTGTGGTGCGAGGTGTGA